One part of the Sarcophilus harrisii chromosome 5, mSarHar1.11, whole genome shotgun sequence genome encodes these proteins:
- the ZBED4 gene encoding zinc finger BED domain-containing protein 4, which yields MDKNQEICPKMDSSFVLDKINFKVEPEDNITNHSLERMDFKSEQEDMRQTDSSDEQAEFKGKNCNSRHPGKYSSPDNEEDYGSLFSQYSSTLYDVAMEAVAQSLLSSRNISSRKKSPAWNHFFISPRDSTKAICMYCMKEFSRGKNEKDLSTSCLMRHVRRAHPTVLIQENGSMPGIASFPSPSLLLPPQPADVGDLSAVLSPIKLVKKIASKMPSPDRVMEESGSVISSEEMSSDLSISEKYNKEEALVGSSPHLPGAQYDETVENVAEKTVPVPKSTSGSRRRSAVWKHFYLSPLDNSKAVCIHCMNEFSRGKNGKDLGTSCLIRHMWRAHRSIVLQENGGGTSIPPLYSAPPTLLPSLLPSEGDLNSVASSPGKLVKESPSASSSPDRLAEEIHSHLNPGDALMEDVSVLSSSDDVGEASVVSSPEKQGDGLSTLIFEPGTVFQQNKKIMKRLKSEVWHHFSLSPTDNLKAVCRYCSCMISRGKKGDVGTSCLMRHLYRRHPEVIGNQKSFIDASLANSPYATLASAECSSSKLTDLPTMVTNDNQVIFPVNSKKTSKLWNHFSICSADSTKVICLHCGRTISRGKKPTNLGTSCLLRHLQRFHSNVLKTDASETALPSAAEIRVPLSTELLGSSSLDETNEKFSDSHPVAKKITSLVAEMIALDLQPYSFVDNIGFNRLLEYLQPQYSLPAPSYFSRTAIPDMYDNVKQIIVSQLKEAESGVIHFTSGIWMSSQTREYLTLTAHWVTFESSVRPHCEDYHCSALLNVSQVDCDYSGVSVQKQLEYWWEAWVTSVGLQIGITVTDNQSIGKTLNEGEHSSVPCFGHTINLIVNEAIKSQRMVQNLLSIARKICERVHRSAKAKEKLAELQKEYELPPHHLIQDVPSKWNTSFHMLERLIEQKRAIDEMSIECSFREQISCDQWEVMQSVCHALKPFEAASREMSTHMSTLSQVIPMIHILNRKIEMLFEETMGIDTMLKSLKEAMVSRLSSTLHDPRYIFATLLDPRYKASLFTEEEAEQYKQDLIRELEILSSTSDDKPVSNGCDIGSPSTNSVGEDSLWSLMAKLKRKDLKDKMKLPEEMVLAYLEEEVLEHNCDPLTYWNLKKSSWPALAKLAVRFLGCPPSIVPSERLFNNTSNENSSFSQSRLMMEHFEKLIFLKVNLPLIYFQY from the coding sequence ATGGATAAGAATCAGGAAATATGTCCAAAAATGGATAGTAGTTTTGTgttagataaaataaattttaaagtagaaCCCGAAGATAACATAACTAACCATAGTTTGGAAAGAATGGATTTTAAAAGTGAGCAAGAGGAcatgagacagacagacagcagtGATGAACAAgcagaattcaaaggaaaaaactgTAACAGTCGTCATCCTGGGAAATACTCTTCTCCTGACAATGAGGAGGATTATGGCTCTTTATTTTCGCAGTATAGCAGCACACTGTATGATGTGGCGATGGAAGCCGTGGCACAGAGCCTTCTTTCTAGCAGAAACATAAGCTCAAGGAAAAAGTCTCCAGCTTGgaatcatttctttatttctcctcgGGATAGCACTAAAGCAATATGTATGTACTGTATGAAGGAATTCAGTCGGGGTAAGAATGAGAAGGACCTAAGTACAAGCTGCCTGATGAGACATGTGCGAAGGGCTCACCCTACTGTGCTCATTCAGGAAAATGGCAGTATGCCTGGCATTGCCTCCTTTCCGTCTCCATCCCTACTCCTCCCTCCACAGCCTGCAGACGTCGGCGACCTGAGTGCCGTGTTATCACCTATAAAACTGGTTAAAAAGATTGCTTCCAAGATGCCCTCTCCAGACCGTGTGATGGAGGAATCCGGCTCTGTCATTTCTTCTGAAGAAATGTCATCTGACTTGTCCATCTCGGAGAAATACAACAAAGAAGAAGCACTGGTGGGCTCCTCTCCACACCTGCCCGGTGCCCAGTACGATGAAACTGTGGAGAATGTAGCAGAAAAGACTGTTCCAGTCCCAAAGAGCACTTCAGGTTCCAGGAGAAGGTCTGCTGTctggaaacatttttatttgtctcCCTTAGATAATTCTAAAGCTGTCTGCATACACTGCATGAATGAATTTAGTagaggaaagaatgggaaagaccTGGGCACAAGCTGTTTAATAAGGCACATGTGGAGAGCCCATCGGTCCATTGTGTTGCAGGAGAACGGAGGTGGCACAAGCATCCCACCTCTTTATTCCGCTCCTCCGACTCTGTTGCCTTCTCTGCTGCCCTCGGAGGGAGATTTGAATTCTGTGGCATCTTCTCCAGGAAAGCTGGTGAAAGAATCCCCTTCAGCCTCTTCTTCTCCTGACAGACTAGCAGAAGAAATACATTCTCACCTCAATCCTGGAGATGCATTAATGGAAGATGTGTCTGTTCTGTCATCTTCAGACGACGTAGGGGAAGCTTCCGTGGTGTCTTCGCCCGAGAAGCAGGGGGATGGATTGAGTACCTTAATTTTTGAGCCGGGCACTGtttttcaacaaaataaaaagataatgaaaagacTGAAGTCGGAAGTCTGGCATCATTTTTCACTGTCTCCCACAGACAATTTAAAAGCAGTCTGTAGATACTGTAGTTGTATGATTAGTCGTGGGAAGAAGGGTGATGTCGGTACAAGTTGTTTGATGAGGCATCTCTATAGGCGTCACCCGGAAGTGATTGGGAACCAAAAGAGCTTTATTGATGCTAGTTTGGCAAATTCTCCATATGCTACCTTGGCTTCTGCAGAATGTTCCTCCTCTAAATTGACTGACTTGCCAACGATGGTTACGAATGATAATCAGGTAATCTTTCCTGTTAATAGCAAAAAGACCTCAAAACTGTGGAATCATTTTTCGATTTGTTCAGCAGACTCAACAAAAGTAATATGCTTGCACTGTGGACGTACAATAAGCCGGGGGAAGAAGCCAACCAATTTGGGTACCAGTTGCCTTCTAAGACACTTACAACGGTTTCATAGCAACGTGCTGAAAACTGACGCCTCAGAGACGGCGTTGCCCTCTGCTGCCGAGATACGTGTGCCCCTGAGCACAGAGTTACTAGGATCATCGTCCTTAGATGAAACCAATGAAAAGTTTTCTGACTCTCACCCAGTTGCCAAAAAAATCACAAGTCTTGTAGCAGAAATGATTGCACTTGACCTTCAGCCATATTCTTTTGTAGACAATATTGGCTTTAACAGGCTGCTTGAATACTTGCAACCTCAATATTCTTTACCTGCGCCATCTTACTTTTCTAGGACCGCAATCCCAGATATGTATGATAATGTGAAGCAGATCATCGTTTCCCAGCTTAAAGAAGCCGAGAGCGGCGTGATCCATTTCACCTCTGGGATCTGGATGAGTAGCCAGACTCGCGAGTATCTCACCCTCACTGCACACTGGGTCACGTTTGAGTCTTCGGTCCGGCCTCATTGTGAAGATTACCACTGCTCTGCACTTTTAAACGTGTCCCAGGTGGACTGTGACTACAGCGGGGTCAGTGTTCAGAAGCAGCTGGAATACTGGTGGGAAGCCTGGGTCACCTCTGTTGGCCTTCAGATTGGGATTACTGTGACTGATAATCAGAGCATTGGGAAAACATTAAATGAAGGGGAACACTCCAGTGTGCCGTGCTTTGGTCACACAATCAATCTGATTGTCAATGAGGCTATTAAGAGTCAGAGGATGGTTCAGAACTTGCTTAGCATTGCTAGGAAGATCTGTGAGCGGGTGCACAGGTCGGCAAAGGCAAAAGAGAAGCTCGCCGAATTGCAGAAAGAATACGAGCTGCCTCCACACCACCTCATTCAAGACGTTCCATCCAAATGGAATACGTCTTTTCATATGCTCGAGCGCCTCATTGAACAAAAGAGGGCAATTGATGAAATGTCAATCGAATGTAGCTTCCGAGAACAGATTAGCTGTGACCAGTGGGAAGTCATGCAGTCTGTGTGCCACGCGCTGAAGCCGTTTGAGGCTGCAAGCCGGGAGATGAGCACACACATGTCCACCCTGAGCCAGGTAATCCCAATGATCCACATTCTCAATAGGAAAATAGAAATGTTATTTGAGGAAACGATGGGCATCGACACCATGTTGAAGTCTTTGAAAGAAGCAATGGTAAGTAGATTATCCTCTACCCTTCACGACCCAAGGTACATTTTTGCTACGCTTTTGGACCCTCGTTATAAAGCTTCCTTATTTACAGAAGAGGAGGCTGAACAGTACAAGCAAGATTTAATCAGGGAACTAGAAATATTGAGTTCTACCTCAGATGATAAACCTGTTTCCAATGGGTGCGATATAGGTTCACCATCTACAAACTCTGTTGGAGAGGACAGCCTCTGGTCGCTTATGGCCAAGCTAAAAAGAAAAGACCTAAAAGACAAGATGAAGCTGCCAGAAGAAATGGTGCTTGCCTACTTGGAGGAAGAGGTGCTCGAACACAACTGTGATCCCCTAACTTACTGGAATTTAAAGAAGTCGTCCTGGCCAGCCCTGGCCAAGCTGGCCGTCAGGTTCTTGGGCTGTCCCCCAAGCATCGTTCCTTCAGAAAGACTGTTCAACAACACATCCAATGAAAACAGCAGCTTTAGCCAATCTAGGCTAATGATGGAACACTttgaaaaactgatttttttgaaAGTAAATCTTCCCTTAATATACTTTCAGtattga